The DNA sequence GTTGCCGTGCAGGAGGGAATGACCCCTCTTCGTGATGCAGCCCTGAAAAAAGTAAAGGCCGGTATTACCAGCATCGATGAAGCCTTGCGCAGAACCGTGGCTCACAAGGAAAGTCTGCCTGCCTATCTTGTCAACCCTGATGTCGAGGAATATGAAGACGGCGATGTTATAATAAGAGAGGGGAACACCGATTACGATTTTTTTAAATTGATTCGCGGTGGACTCACCGTTATAAAAGGCGGTAAGAAAATAGCGGAATTGACGGAGCCGGGCGAATATTTTGGAGAGATGGCCGCCATTTCAAAAGAGCACCGCACCGCCTCGATTATTTCTCAGGGCAGAAGCACCGTGAAGCGTTTTCCCGGTGACAAAATAGACGAAATTATCGAGAAATATCCAGATGTCTCTGCCCATCTCTTTCGTACAATGACCTCACGCCTGGTCAAATCCAACCAGATCCTCGTTAAGCTTGCCGGAGCAAAGAAACCACCAGCACCTCCTGGCAGATAGAGACACTCATGTGATTTATTCCTGCGACCTTGCCCGAGGTATTCTTCTGTAGGTGATATTATTTTGTGTTTTCATATATTGATCTTGACCAGAATTCTTAGTATTAGGATGGACATAAAAATTAATCCGTTATGTCACAGAAGCCGGTCCTGATACCATGAGTGAAAATAATAAATTTAGGCTGGCGGCATTTCTCGATGGCCGTCCCGGTCATGAGAAACAGACCTTCGGCATTATTGAAGAACTCAAAAGGAAGATCGATGTTGAAGTGATTTCGGTACCAATTCGGAAAAAGAACGTTTTTCTGCAGGCTGCTGAATGGTTGAATTTCTTGTTTCCACCGAATTATCAGCCCGCTGATTCAGATGATTCTCTTAAAGATTGTGATTTGCTTCTGGGTACAGGGACTCATACCCATCTGCCGATGCTGCTTCTAAAAAAGCACTTCGGCATTCCAGTCGTTACCTGTATGACTCCTTCCTCCTTTCTGCAAAAGAAGTTCGATCTGATATTCTCACCACAACATGACAATACGACAGAAAAGCATAATATCTTTACGACGATTGGCCCTCCCAACCCCAACATCAACAGAGGGGATCACCGTAATGACAGAGTGCTGCTGCTCTGTGGTGGTCTCGACAGGAAAAGTCACGACTGGAACACCGATGAGATCATTGCCGGTATAAAGGCGCTTATTTCCCATGATCCGCTTAAACGGTATATACTGTCATCCTCTCCTCGAACTCCTGCCGAGGCCATACAAAAGATGTCACTTCTGGCGCAACATCTCCAAAATGTTGAATTCCATGAATACCAGGAAACTCCTCCCGGTTGGGTGGAGGAAGAATACCGTCGATGCCGTCAGGTCTGGGTTACCGGAGATTCCATATCAATGGTGTATGAGGCTCTCAGTTCCGGATGCAATGTGGGAATATTACCTGTGCAGTGGCGAAATAAAAACTCGAAATTCAGGAAAAGTGAAGAATATTTGAAGGATGCAGGATTTGTTATAGGGCTGCAGGCATATCTTCTGGGAGATGGAAGCTGGAAGAATGCCGAGCCGCTGAATGAAGCTCGACGCTGTGCCGAAGAGATTATAAGACGGTTTCTATGAGAAAATTACGGATTGTCCAAATACTGCCCGACCTTGATGAAGGCGGAGTAGAAGGCGAAACACTTGATCTGGCGATATATCTGGCTGACTTGGGCCATCATTCAATGGTTATATCGGGAGGAGGCCGTTTAGTGAGCCAGCTTGAGGATGCTGGAGGAGTTCATATAACCTGGCCTCAAATCGGTGAAAAAAGCCTTCGCTGTCTAAAATACATCCGGCGGCTTCAGCGCTTCTTCCTCGAGGAAAAAATTGATATTGTTCATCTACGTTCAAGACTACCTGCCTGGATTGGCTATACCGCGTGGAAACTACTTCCTCCTATTTTACGACCTGCCTTGATCACGACCTTTCATGGTTTTTATTCAGTCAACTCCTATTCAACTATAATGACCAAGGGTGAGAAGGTTATTGCTGTCTCTAAGGTCATAACCAATCACATCCTGGAAAACTACCGAGTTGATGAATCCCGGATTGAACTTATACATGGCGGCTGTGACACCAAGGCATTCGACCCTGCCGTAGTATCGCCTGAGAGGACCGGTGAACTTCGCCGGAAATGGCAGCTGCCTCAGGGTAATACTCCCATAATAATGCTTCCCGGACGTTTAACCCAGTGGAAGGGACAGGATGTCTTTATTGAAAGTCTTGCTCTCATTAAAGATTTGCCATTTTATGCTATTTGCGTCGGCGAAACGGAAGAAAATTCAGCGTTTACGAAAAAGCTTCTGGACAGGATACGCCGCCATGACCTTGAAGATAAGGTAAGGCTTGTCGGGCACTGTTCCGATATGCCGGCCGCACTGAAGGTAGCAGATTTTGTAGTTTCCGCCTCCTCCAGTCAGCCCGAGGCATTCGGCAAAATTGCCATTGAAGCTATGGCCATGTCAAAACCTGTTGTTTCAACTCGGCACGGGGGGAGTCTTGAAACAATCGTTGAGGGTGAAACAGGGTGGTTTGTTGCCCCATCGGACCCAAGCCAGTTGGCGGAAGCCATAAAAAATGTTCTCGTGAATCCGCATCTTATACGGGAAGCGGGAGAGCGCGGCAGAAAATGGGTGCTTGAGAATTTTACCGCCTACAGGATGTGCGAGAAAACCCTCTCCCTTTATCAAAGGCTGCACGAAGAAAAGGAGAGGAAGCGCAGTGGCCGGACAATCACCGCTGTGCAGATGCTGCCCGAACTCGAGGGCGGTGGAGTGGAGCGCGGCACCCTGGAAATGGGGCGCTATCTGGTTGCGAACGGTCATCGTTCCCTGGTTGTTTCCGGCGGAGGTCGTTTGGTGGAGCAGCTGGAAGATGAAGGCAGCTTGCATATCAAATGGGCTGTAGGCTCAAAAAGCCCCCGTTGTCTTGCCTATATCTGGCCCTTGCGGAGGTTAATGATCAAGGAAGAGGTTGATATTCTGCATCTTCGCTCAAGAA is a window from the Desulfopila inferna genome containing:
- a CDS encoding mitochondrial fission ELM1 family protein — encoded protein: MSENNKFRLAAFLDGRPGHEKQTFGIIEELKRKIDVEVISVPIRKKNVFLQAAEWLNFLFPPNYQPADSDDSLKDCDLLLGTGTHTHLPMLLLKKHFGIPVVTCMTPSSFLQKKFDLIFSPQHDNTTEKHNIFTTIGPPNPNINRGDHRNDRVLLLCGGLDRKSHDWNTDEIIAGIKALISHDPLKRYILSSSPRTPAEAIQKMSLLAQHLQNVEFHEYQETPPGWVEEEYRRCRQVWVTGDSISMVYEALSSGCNVGILPVQWRNKNSKFRKSEEYLKDAGFVIGLQAYLLGDGSWKNAEPLNEARRCAEEIIRRFL
- a CDS encoding glycosyltransferase family 4 protein, whose amino-acid sequence is MRKLRIVQILPDLDEGGVEGETLDLAIYLADLGHHSMVISGGGRLVSQLEDAGGVHITWPQIGEKSLRCLKYIRRLQRFFLEEKIDIVHLRSRLPAWIGYTAWKLLPPILRPALITTFHGFYSVNSYSTIMTKGEKVIAVSKVITNHILENYRVDESRIELIHGGCDTKAFDPAVVSPERTGELRRKWQLPQGNTPIIMLPGRLTQWKGQDVFIESLALIKDLPFYAICVGETEENSAFTKKLLDRIRRHDLEDKVRLVGHCSDMPAALKVADFVVSASSSQPEAFGKIAIEAMAMSKPVVSTRHGGSLETIVEGETGWFVAPSDPSQLAEAIKNVLVNPHLIREAGERGRKWVLENFTAYRMCEKTLSLYQRLHEEKERKRSGRTITAVQMLPELEGGGVERGTLEMGRYLVANGHRSLVVSGGGRLVEQLEDEGSLHIKWAVGSKSPRCLAYIWPLRRLMIKEEVDILHLRSRMPAWVGYVAWLSMPKSRRPVLVTTFHGFYSVNKYSAIMTKGDGVIAVSESIKKHIHEKYEVKNDVRLVFRGVDEEMFNPENIESSRLEKLRGDWNIKENIPVIMLPGRITRLKGQDIFLKSLLQVKGRNFQAILVGDTSENPGYVSELKEYISDNNLEECVSLVGHCSDMAAGLLLADIVLSASSSEPEAFGRTTVEAMSMAKPVIATAHGGSLETVVNGETGWLVMPSDPVEMGQCIDNALKDLETIKTFGKRGQERVRKHFTTQSMCEKTVQIYRELILKRRKIFQP